The following proteins are encoded in a genomic region of Gimesia algae:
- a CDS encoding GNAT family N-acetyltransferase, with amino-acid sequence MKIRSYLPADLETLKSITVEAFQGVSIDEGIEREYGLVNGHDWKWRKGGHVEADARREPEGIFIAEVDGKIAGYISTWHDPEAGIGYIPNMAVASEYRGQGMGRKLLEHALQHFRNLNLTLAKIETLEQNEVGNHLYNSLGFREIVKQVHFVAPLTETPDNT; translated from the coding sequence ATGAAAATACGTTCGTACCTGCCTGCAGACCTGGAAACCCTGAAATCCATCACTGTCGAAGCCTTTCAGGGTGTTTCGATTGATGAAGGAATTGAACGCGAATACGGCCTGGTCAATGGCCACGACTGGAAATGGCGGAAAGGAGGACATGTGGAAGCAGATGCCCGTCGAGAGCCTGAGGGCATCTTCATTGCTGAAGTGGACGGCAAAATTGCGGGTTATATTTCGACGTGGCATGACCCGGAAGCGGGTATCGGATATATTCCCAATATGGCAGTTGCATCTGAGTACCGCGGACAGGGGATGGGGCGAAAACTGCTTGAACACGCACTACAGCATTTCCGGAATCTCAATCTGACTCTGGCAAAAATCGAAACGCTCGAACAGAATGAGGTCGGCAACCACCTTTATAATTCGCTCGGGTTCCGGGAGATTGTGAAACAGGTTCACTTCGTTGCACCACTGACCGAAACCCCAGACAACACATAG
- a CDS encoding Uma2 family endonuclease yields the protein MDDSAKYTADEFLDIRLELPDAGRWTELNQGKIINLDPPDIEHGTIVLNISKVLSVYLHKVNQGYACFDLGLLVRRNPDTVRFPAVSLFNSGKRFEETDKTVSERKPDAVIEIASTNPRRKSMTGHVEDYVSWGIDLIWVIDPDSREVLEYQPVKGSEVIGVQGKLTGKDVLPEFVMPVKDLFAEPDWW from the coding sequence ATGGATGATTCAGCAAAATATACGGCAGACGAGTTTCTGGATATCAGGCTGGAATTACCGGATGCCGGTCGCTGGACGGAATTAAACCAGGGAAAAATCATTAATCTGGACCCGCCCGATATTGAGCACGGAACGATCGTGCTTAACATTTCCAAGGTGCTGTCAGTCTACCTGCACAAGGTCAACCAGGGATATGCCTGCTTCGATTTAGGACTATTGGTCAGGCGGAACCCGGATACGGTCCGGTTTCCCGCAGTCAGTCTGTTTAACAGCGGCAAACGATTTGAAGAGACGGATAAAACAGTATCAGAACGGAAACCCGACGCAGTGATCGAAATTGCTTCTACCAATCCTCGACGAAAGTCTATGACAGGTCATGTCGAGGATTATGTCAGCTGGGGAATTGATCTGATCTGGGTGATTGACCCCGATTCCCGGGAAGTCCTGGAATATCAGCCTGTAAAAGGGAGTGAAGTCATCGGTGTGCAGGGAAAGCTGACAGGCAAAGATGTGCTGCCGGAATTTGTGATGCCGGTTAAAGACTTGTTTGCAGAGCCGGATTGGTGGTAA
- the sthA gene encoding Si-specific NAD(P)(+) transhydrogenase — protein sequence MPDAHYDVAIIGTGPGGEGAAMQAIKQGKSVISIEKFYEIGGNCTHKGTIPSKALRYSILQMSEINNYMRQMGRLGMVLDLEFPDLRKTAASVIQKQVGMRRTFYERNGVELVEGHARFLDPHRIHIDTPSGLTEEITFDYAIIATGSRPYRPDDVDFSHPRIFCSDTILDLNFTPRSISVYGAGVIGCEYASMLRTMGMKVNLVNTRSSLLDFLDDEISDALSYHMRESGVLLRHCEHYESIQGTDDGVILSLQSGKKLKTDIFLFAAGRAGNSESLGLETVEITPDSRGQIEVNDDFQTTQPHIYAVGDIIGYPSLASAAYVQGRYAASHLDNGECERALIRDIPTGIYTSPEISSLGKTERELTEAKIPYEVGHSMFKHLARAQIMNRPIGMLKLLFHRETLEILGIHCFGPNASEIIHIGQAIMSQPGDANTLLYFINTTFNYPTMAEAYRVAALNGYNRLF from the coding sequence ATGCCAGATGCACACTATGATGTGGCAATAATCGGTACCGGACCCGGGGGTGAAGGGGCTGCGATGCAGGCCATCAAACAGGGCAAGTCGGTGATTTCGATTGAGAAATTTTACGAAATCGGCGGTAACTGCACACATAAGGGTACCATACCCAGTAAAGCACTGCGTTATTCAATTCTGCAGATGTCAGAGATCAATAATTACATGCGGCAGATGGGCCGTCTGGGAATGGTGCTGGATCTTGAGTTTCCTGATCTGCGGAAGACGGCGGCTTCTGTGATTCAGAAACAGGTGGGCATGCGACGTACATTTTACGAACGGAACGGGGTAGAACTGGTCGAAGGACATGCACGTTTTCTGGATCCGCATCGAATTCATATTGATACTCCCAGCGGTCTGACCGAAGAGATCACCTTTGATTATGCAATTATCGCGACAGGCTCCCGGCCGTATCGGCCTGACGATGTTGACTTCAGCCATCCCCGTATCTTCTGCAGTGATACGATTCTCGATTTGAATTTCACGCCGCGTTCGATCAGCGTCTATGGAGCCGGTGTGATTGGTTGTGAATATGCTTCCATGCTGCGCACGATGGGTATGAAGGTCAACCTGGTCAATACCCGCAGTTCTCTCCTGGACTTTCTGGATGATGAAATCAGCGATGCGCTTAGCTATCACATGCGTGAGAGTGGTGTACTGTTAAGGCACTGTGAGCATTACGAATCGATCCAGGGGACTGATGATGGGGTAATACTTTCACTGCAGTCAGGAAAGAAGCTGAAAACAGATATTTTCCTGTTTGCTGCCGGTCGGGCGGGGAATTCGGAAAGTCTGGGACTGGAAACGGTGGAGATTACTCCTGATTCACGTGGACAGATTGAAGTCAATGATGATTTCCAGACAACACAACCACACATCTATGCCGTGGGTGATATCATCGGATATCCTTCACTGGCCAGTGCCGCCTATGTACAGGGACGCTATGCCGCCAGCCATCTGGACAATGGAGAATGCGAACGGGCATTAATTCGCGACATCCCGACGGGGATTTATACCAGTCCGGAAATCAGTTCGCTGGGAAAAACCGAACGAGAACTGACCGAAGCAAAAATCCCATATGAAGTCGGTCATTCCATGTTTAAGCATTTGGCACGTGCACAGATTATGAACCGTCCAATCGGAATGTTGAAGCTTCTGTTTCATCGGGAGACGCTGGAAATTCTGGGGATTCATTGTTTCGGTCCGAATGCATCAGAAATTATTCACATTGGTCAGGCCATCATGTCTCAGCCCGGAGATGCGAATACATTATTGTATTTCATCAATACGACATTCAATTACCCTACGATGGCAGAAGCTTATCGCGTGGCTGCTTTAAACGGGTATAATCGTCTGTTCTGA
- the rfbD gene encoding dTDP-4-dehydrorhamnose reductase, with protein sequence MRRITVIGSRGQLGHDLMDSLTAAGHQITGLTHQQISIEDPDSIAGALRQTPPDLIINTAAYNKVDLAEQEPEVAYAVNALGPRHLARYCSEKNICLMHISSDFVYGLDTSRQIPFQEHEAPGPVSAYGLSKLAGEYFVRALCPQHYVIRTCGLYGVAGKTGNGNFVETMLRLGKERDELSIINDQHCTPTATKDLASALTRLIGTDQFGLFHATCQGQTTWYEFACTIFELTGISVKTHPITTQEYKAPADRPRFSVLDCSRLTATIGDAIPDWKSSLRRYLESQGEICPK encoded by the coding sequence ATGCGACGTATTACGGTAATTGGTTCTCGAGGACAACTGGGACATGATCTGATGGATTCTCTGACTGCTGCCGGCCATCAGATTACAGGTCTGACGCATCAACAGATTTCCATTGAAGATCCTGATAGTATTGCAGGCGCTTTGAGACAAACTCCACCTGACCTGATCATCAATACTGCCGCCTATAACAAAGTCGATCTGGCGGAACAAGAACCTGAAGTCGCGTATGCTGTCAATGCACTAGGGCCACGTCATCTCGCCCGCTACTGTTCTGAAAAAAATATCTGTTTGATGCATATCAGCTCTGACTTCGTCTATGGTCTCGATACATCGCGGCAGATTCCTTTTCAGGAGCATGAAGCGCCCGGCCCTGTCAGCGCCTATGGTCTCAGTAAACTGGCCGGTGAATATTTCGTCCGTGCCCTCTGCCCGCAGCATTATGTCATTCGTACCTGTGGTCTCTATGGAGTCGCCGGGAAAACAGGAAATGGCAACTTTGTGGAAACCATGCTCCGCCTCGGCAAAGAACGGGACGAGCTGTCCATCATTAATGATCAGCACTGCACTCCCACCGCCACGAAGGATCTGGCTTCAGCATTGACTCGTTTGATTGGAACGGATCAGTTTGGACTATTTCACGCTACCTGTCAGGGCCAGACCACCTGGTATGAATTTGCCTGTACGATATTCGAACTGACAGGCATCTCAGTGAAAACACACCCGATCACAACCCAAGAGTATAAAGCACCAGCTGACCGACCCCGCTTCAGTGTTCTGGACTGTTCCCGACTCACTGCTACAATCGGGGATGCGATACCCGACTGGAAATCGTCGCTCAGGCGCTATCTGGAATCACAGGGAGAAATCTGCCCTAAGTGA
- a CDS encoding alkaline phosphatase D family protein yields the protein MFDYKRLQDAVRSENGVSRRLFLSYGAALSAIPLMGRASWADPSPVFQKDPFSLGVASGDPDSSSVVLWTRLAPEPLAPHGGMGPQAVAVTWEVADNERFTKLVASGTAQATPQLGHTLHVEVKGLKPDRWYWYRFQAGDAKSPVGRTRTMPLESELPDQLKFAFASCQHYESGLFTAYEQMAQDDVDLVFHLGDYIYEKENRKKNTVRAHFGPEIETLEHYRTRHSQYRSDPLLHGMHAKCPWIVTWDDHEFDNNCANDISEESQVDPVEFLLRRANAYQAYYEMMPLRAGSLPQGPHMQLYRQAAFGRLADFFVLDTRQYRTDQPNGDKKSPINDAALMRKNTLLGSRQRHWLQSGLISSDGIWNVLAQQVMMGMVGFPQKEGPVAYSMDQWPGCTYERMGLVQFLADRQIPNPVVLTGDIHSNWVNNLRVDDRQMETPVIATEFVGTSISSGGNGAEKRKGHAEILSNNPCIQFQNSERGYVRCTLTPEKWTTEYMVVDDVTRPGGKVSQRAAFVVEAGQPGAHPA from the coding sequence ATGTTCGATTACAAACGTCTCCAGGATGCAGTCAGATCGGAAAATGGTGTCAGCCGTCGATTATTTCTGTCTTATGGGGCGGCTCTTTCTGCGATTCCATTGATGGGGCGTGCCAGTTGGGCCGACCCTTCTCCCGTGTTTCAGAAAGATCCTTTCAGTCTGGGAGTGGCATCTGGCGATCCTGATTCCAGCAGCGTGGTATTGTGGACGCGACTGGCGCCAGAACCATTGGCGCCCCATGGAGGCATGGGGCCTCAAGCGGTTGCAGTCACATGGGAAGTTGCCGATAACGAAAGATTCACGAAACTCGTTGCTTCAGGAACAGCCCAGGCGACTCCACAGCTGGGTCATACACTGCACGTGGAAGTTAAGGGGCTGAAACCAGACCGATGGTACTGGTATCGCTTTCAAGCCGGGGATGCGAAAAGTCCGGTGGGTCGAACACGAACCATGCCACTCGAATCCGAATTGCCCGATCAGTTGAAGTTCGCCTTCGCTTCCTGCCAGCATTATGAGTCAGGTCTGTTTACCGCTTATGAGCAGATGGCCCAGGACGATGTGGATCTGGTATTTCATCTGGGAGACTATATTTACGAAAAAGAGAACCGGAAAAAAAACACGGTACGTGCCCATTTCGGACCAGAGATCGAAACGTTGGAGCACTATCGCACCAGACATTCCCAGTATCGTTCTGATCCACTTCTACATGGTATGCATGCGAAATGCCCATGGATTGTGACATGGGACGATCATGAATTTGATAATAACTGTGCCAACGATATTTCTGAAGAATCACAAGTCGATCCTGTGGAATTTCTGTTGCGTCGGGCTAATGCCTATCAGGCGTATTATGAAATGATGCCGCTCAGAGCGGGTTCTCTTCCGCAGGGACCGCATATGCAGCTTTACAGACAGGCTGCATTTGGTCGTCTGGCCGATTTCTTTGTGCTGGATACGCGTCAGTACCGTACAGATCAGCCGAACGGAGACAAGAAATCTCCGATTAATGATGCGGCGTTGATGCGGAAAAATACGTTGCTGGGAAGTCGCCAGCGGCACTGGCTGCAATCGGGCCTGATATCATCAGATGGGATCTGGAATGTTCTGGCACAGCAGGTGATGATGGGAATGGTCGGTTTTCCACAGAAAGAAGGTCCGGTTGCCTATTCGATGGATCAATGGCCCGGTTGTACTTATGAACGGATGGGGCTGGTGCAGTTCCTGGCAGATCGTCAAATTCCCAACCCGGTTGTATTGACGGGAGATATTCATTCAAACTGGGTGAATAATTTACGAGTCGATGATCGTCAGATGGAAACTCCGGTGATCGCGACGGAATTCGTGGGCACATCAATCAGCAGTGGTGGGAACGGTGCTGAGAAGCGAAAAGGTCATGCCGAGATCCTGTCGAACAACCCCTGTATCCAGTTCCAGAATTCCGAACGTGGTTATGTACGATGTACCTTGACGCCAGAGAAATGGACGACCGAGTATATGGTTGTGGATGATGTGACGCGTCCTGGGGGAAAAGTCAGCCAGCGGGCAGCTTTTGTTGTGGAAGCCGGTCAGCCGGGAGCACATCCGGCATGA
- a CDS encoding PAS domain-containing hybrid sensor histidine kinase/response regulator, whose translation MHTVSRIRQVLSARFAQTAVFSFILMMVGAGLCYYSTSNLKQLENSRFDQIHTAGAQQLLLHRMLKDAILLAKNSDYQSSYTQLDADLERFTQQQQFLLNSSLPEQPSTKLLKLQISPLTSQMSRYILLILSGKRPAAAMLSLVLAEEKRLMPALEQYQNELKSEHQFLSRRDQKRQAMILSLIWLCMGSLILLVWWYTQKTTQNMHPALCGTVSSDLQAELESSAESELLLSKVGEVGKIGGWHLNLKTQELFWTAETFAIHEVEPDFKPTLENAIDFYAPDALPQIKKAVKLAIKTGQPWDLKLPFITAKGRHIWVRAKGEMEYQNNRPARLVGAFQDITREKQLEAEFTLLQDDQFTTRAKLESVIRAATEISIIATDPEGLITLFSPGAERLLGYTADEMIGINTLQHFHIASELKQRSQELTESLGQKVDGFEVFFKPARCGTCDKHEWTYVRKDGTERTVELTVTVIRGKQNQIDGYLGIGIDVTQKKIQEQQLFESHEKIKHLIDALPAAAYTCDNTGLITYYNQAAADFWGREPELNSPADRFCGSFQMFDSDGTPVAHEDRWMAVALQNREVYHCKEIVIECDDGNRKTALAHVSPIRNSDGDVIGAVNVVVDISDRITLENSLRETTARLETCLKILDQHAIVAETELNGVIRHVNDMFCKVSGFEREETIGQTHRIVNSGFHPKEFWQNVFKTIATDGMWQGEICNRRKSGELYWLDTTIASMQDGDGKATGYLAIRNDITELRLAQEAALAASHSKSEFLANMSHEIRTPLTAILGYADLLKNDPEFASSAGRREQAVKTIQEAGNHLLTVINDILDLSKIEAGKVEIEKKTTQLFNILDHIESLLRPPAIEKGVELITRIETPLPDLIETDATRLRQILMNLVGNAVKFTDQGHIQINVKILEQNESKLLQFDIEDSGPGMSARQAAKMFMAFSQADTSVTRQHGGTGLGLVISRKLARLMRGDVTLAWTEPGKGTCFRLTLPLHALPETRYTTSRLQDGHEHADKKSLAATVKLPAHTRILLAEDGPDNQRLITFLLQKMGADVDVADNGVIACQKFLEAETANESYDLLLTDMQMPEMDGYTLSRKLRESGVTIPIIALTAHAMSDDRQKCLDAGCDDYLSKPINSKILGQTILHWLILKAEKKIEPPSPS comes from the coding sequence ATGCACACTGTTTCCCGGATCAGACAGGTTCTATCGGCGCGTTTTGCTCAGACTGCTGTCTTCAGCTTTATTCTGATGATGGTGGGAGCAGGACTCTGCTACTATTCCACATCGAACTTGAAGCAGTTGGAAAATTCCCGATTTGACCAGATCCATACAGCAGGGGCACAACAACTCCTGCTGCACCGCATGCTCAAGGATGCGATCCTGCTGGCAAAAAACTCTGATTATCAATCAAGCTATACTCAACTTGACGCAGATCTGGAAAGATTCACTCAACAACAGCAGTTTCTGTTGAACTCCTCGTTACCTGAACAGCCTTCGACGAAACTTCTGAAACTTCAGATTTCTCCTTTGACTTCGCAGATGTCCAGGTACATTTTACTGATCCTGTCAGGGAAACGGCCCGCTGCTGCGATGCTTAGTTTAGTGCTGGCAGAAGAAAAACGTCTGATGCCCGCTCTGGAACAGTATCAGAACGAATTGAAATCAGAGCATCAGTTCCTGTCCCGTCGTGATCAGAAACGGCAGGCGATGATTCTCAGTCTGATCTGGCTCTGTATGGGATCACTGATTCTGCTCGTCTGGTGGTATACTCAAAAAACCACGCAAAATATGCATCCAGCGTTATGCGGAACCGTTTCTTCTGATCTCCAGGCTGAACTCGAATCCAGCGCTGAAAGTGAATTACTACTGTCCAAAGTTGGCGAAGTTGGCAAAATTGGAGGCTGGCATCTGAACCTGAAAACACAGGAACTTTTCTGGACTGCAGAAACCTTCGCAATTCATGAAGTTGAACCTGATTTTAAGCCGACTCTCGAAAATGCGATTGATTTTTATGCGCCCGACGCACTTCCCCAGATCAAGAAAGCCGTTAAACTCGCGATCAAAACCGGTCAACCCTGGGATTTGAAACTCCCCTTTATCACAGCCAAGGGACGACATATCTGGGTTCGCGCCAAGGGAGAAATGGAATACCAGAATAACAGACCCGCCCGACTGGTAGGCGCCTTTCAGGATATCACCAGAGAGAAGCAACTTGAGGCCGAATTTACTCTACTGCAGGATGATCAATTCACAACGCGGGCAAAATTAGAAAGCGTGATCCGCGCTGCAACAGAAATCTCTATCATTGCCACTGATCCCGAGGGGTTAATCACGCTGTTCAGTCCTGGTGCTGAACGATTACTGGGATATACTGCCGATGAAATGATTGGAATAAACACGCTTCAGCACTTCCACATTGCTTCCGAACTCAAGCAACGAAGTCAGGAATTAACAGAGAGCCTCGGACAAAAAGTAGATGGGTTTGAGGTCTTTTTCAAACCTGCCAGATGTGGGACCTGCGACAAACACGAATGGACTTATGTTCGAAAAGATGGTACGGAACGGACCGTAGAGCTGACTGTCACCGTCATCCGGGGAAAACAAAATCAGATCGACGGATACCTGGGAATTGGCATTGATGTCACCCAGAAGAAGATACAGGAACAGCAGCTCTTCGAAAGCCATGAAAAAATCAAACACCTGATCGACGCGCTTCCAGCCGCGGCTTATACCTGTGACAATACAGGATTAATCACCTATTACAACCAGGCTGCTGCTGATTTCTGGGGACGGGAACCAGAACTCAACAGCCCAGCAGATCGCTTCTGTGGATCTTTCCAGATGTTCGATTCCGATGGGACTCCTGTCGCTCATGAAGATCGCTGGATGGCTGTTGCATTACAGAATCGTGAAGTCTATCACTGTAAAGAAATCGTTATTGAATGCGATGATGGCAACCGTAAAACGGCGCTGGCACATGTCAGTCCCATCAGGAACTCTGATGGGGACGTGATTGGAGCAGTCAATGTGGTTGTTGACATTTCGGATCGGATTACTCTCGAAAATTCCTTAAGAGAAACGACGGCTCGCCTGGAAACATGTCTCAAAATTCTCGACCAGCATGCGATTGTTGCCGAGACCGAACTCAACGGCGTAATCCGTCATGTAAATGACATGTTCTGTAAAGTCAGTGGCTTTGAACGGGAGGAAACAATCGGCCAGACCCACCGGATCGTGAATTCCGGGTTTCACCCAAAAGAATTCTGGCAAAACGTTTTCAAAACCATTGCGACTGACGGTATGTGGCAGGGCGAGATCTGCAACCGACGTAAAAGTGGAGAGCTTTACTGGCTGGATACCACGATTGCTTCCATGCAGGATGGTGATGGAAAAGCCACCGGGTATCTTGCCATTCGGAATGATATCACCGAACTCAGACTGGCGCAGGAAGCCGCCCTGGCTGCTTCGCATAGCAAAAGTGAATTTCTCGCTAATATGAGCCATGAAATTCGTACGCCGTTGACTGCGATTCTCGGTTATGCAGATCTCCTCAAGAATGATCCCGAGTTTGCCAGTTCAGCAGGCAGAAGAGAACAGGCTGTCAAAACGATTCAGGAAGCTGGGAATCATCTGTTGACGGTGATCAACGACATCCTGGACCTTTCCAAAATTGAAGCTGGGAAAGTAGAAATAGAAAAAAAAACCACTCAACTCTTCAACATCCTCGACCATATAGAAAGTCTGCTAAGACCACCGGCGATTGAAAAAGGAGTAGAGCTGATCACCCGAATCGAAACGCCTCTCCCGGATTTAATCGAAACTGATGCGACGCGACTGAGGCAGATCCTCATGAATCTGGTCGGCAATGCAGTCAAATTCACAGACCAGGGGCACATTCAGATCAATGTAAAAATTCTGGAACAGAACGAATCCAAACTTCTGCAATTCGATATTGAAGACTCCGGACCGGGGATGTCAGCCAGGCAGGCCGCCAAAATGTTTATGGCCTTTTCACAGGCAGACACTTCAGTGACACGTCAACATGGCGGAACCGGACTGGGACTGGTAATCTCCCGCAAACTCGCACGGCTCATGAGAGGCGACGTTACTCTGGCCTGGACGGAACCGGGGAAAGGGACCTGTTTCCGTCTGACACTTCCCCTGCATGCTCTGCCCGAAACCCGATACACCACAAGCCGCTTGCAGGATGGTCATGAGCATGCAGACAAAAAATCTCTCGCTGCCACTGTTAAACTTCCTGCTCACACACGCATTCTGCTGGCAGAAGATGGACCGGACAACCAACGACTGATTACTTTCCTGTTGCAAAAAATGGGAGCAGATGTCGATGTCGCCGACAACGGCGTCATTGCCTGCCAGAAATTCCTGGAAGCAGAAACGGCAAACGAGTCTTACGATTTACTGTTGACAGATATGCAGATGCCGGAAATGGATGGTTATACACTTTCCCGAAAACTCCGGGAATCCGGCGTTACAATCCCCATCATTGCCTTAACCGCACATGCCATGTCCGATGATCGTCAAAAATGTCTGGATGCAGGCTGTGATGATTACCTCAGCAAACCTATCAACAGTAAAATTCTGGGCCAGACCATTCTGCACTGGTTGATACTCAAAGCAGAGAAGAAAATCGAACCCCCCTCTCCTTCGTAG
- a CDS encoding DUF1501 domain-containing protein produces MGRQNNSLCCPGHLPVMNRRRFLQNTSAGFGWLALAGLLGKQVQAASKSALPQFAAQVKNVIFCFMDGGPSHVDTFDPKPALKTHEGKAIGKEAVSKRSQSNASRVWLGSPWEFRQRGESGLWVSDLFPHLASIADELCVVRSMVGELPLHGQQNLLLHTGRIIGQAPSMGAWVSYGLGTENKNLPAYVVLNNDWVPNGGLENFGSSFLPATHQATLVRAKGSPVDNIQPADSLPLQKRKLALLAEQDLTFAAQASEASPIESAIANYETAFRMQTLVPEVADISREPLHIQREYGVNSKDEHQHYYATQALRARRLVEAGVRFVEITCPSFDSNNSPWDQHGLLKRNHEKNARITEQSVAALILDLKRRGLLDETLVVWAGEMGRTPHTPKVTSTCGRDHHVNGYSLFMAGGGLKGGMTFGETDEFGNSVVEHPLTIHDIHATILDQLGIDHESLTFRQGGRDHRLTDVHGHVIQEILS; encoded by the coding sequence ATGGGGCGACAAAATAATTCCCTTTGCTGTCCGGGACATCTCCCTGTGATGAACCGGCGTCGTTTTTTGCAAAATACCAGCGCGGGTTTCGGCTGGCTGGCATTAGCGGGTTTACTGGGAAAGCAAGTTCAGGCAGCGTCAAAGAGCGCACTTCCCCAGTTTGCTGCTCAGGTGAAAAACGTGATCTTCTGTTTTATGGATGGTGGGCCGAGCCATGTCGATACTTTTGACCCCAAGCCAGCGCTGAAGACACATGAAGGGAAAGCCATCGGGAAAGAGGCGGTTTCTAAACGATCGCAGTCGAATGCCAGTCGCGTCTGGCTGGGAAGCCCCTGGGAATTTCGACAGCGGGGAGAGAGCGGACTATGGGTCAGTGATCTGTTTCCGCACCTGGCATCGATCGCTGATGAATTGTGTGTCGTACGTTCGATGGTGGGGGAACTGCCGCTACATGGTCAGCAGAACCTGTTATTGCATACCGGGCGGATCATCGGGCAGGCCCCAAGCATGGGAGCCTGGGTTTCCTATGGGCTGGGAACAGAAAATAAAAATCTGCCTGCTTATGTTGTGCTGAACAATGACTGGGTCCCTAATGGGGGGCTGGAAAATTTTGGGAGTTCATTTCTGCCAGCCACTCATCAGGCGACGCTGGTGCGCGCAAAAGGCAGTCCCGTTGATAATATTCAACCGGCAGATTCATTACCGTTACAGAAACGCAAGCTGGCCTTGCTGGCAGAACAGGATCTTACTTTTGCGGCACAGGCTTCAGAGGCGTCTCCGATTGAGAGTGCCATTGCAAATTATGAAACCGCATTCCGGATGCAGACTCTGGTTCCGGAAGTCGCAGATATTTCGCGAGAACCACTTCATATTCAACGCGAGTATGGAGTTAATTCCAAAGATGAGCATCAGCACTATTATGCAACCCAGGCACTGCGGGCACGGCGGCTGGTAGAAGCCGGTGTTCGATTTGTCGAAATTACCTGTCCCAGTTTTGACAGTAACAATTCGCCCTGGGACCAGCATGGTTTACTCAAACGGAACCATGAAAAGAATGCGCGGATTACCGAACAGTCAGTCGCGGCATTAATTTTAGATTTAAAACGTCGGGGACTCTTGGATGAAACACTGGTGGTCTGGGCGGGAGAAATGGGTCGCACCCCACATACTCCCAAAGTTACTTCGACCTGCGGACGTGATCATCACGTGAACGGCTACAGCCTGTTTATGGCGGGAGGTGGACTGAAAGGGGGGATGACCTTCGGCGAGACCGATGAATTCGGTAATAGCGTCGTTGAACATCCGCTGACGATCCATGACATTCATGCGACGATTCTGGATCAACTGGGAATTGATCATGAGAGTCTCACATTCCGTCAAGGGGGCAGGGATCATCGACTGACTGATGTGCATGGCCATGTGATTCAGGAGATCTTAAGCTGA